The following are from one region of the Streptomyces sp. NBC_01304 genome:
- a CDS encoding RNA ligase family protein — protein sequence MINLRVLNLTSLNSATKYPSISTYHEIDRGILLDPTVLFDGEVVLTEKVDGTNARIVVFPNGDYVIGSRKELLYARGDLIANPALGIVDALRDLADHITAPEAGIRVYFLEVYGSDVTKASGEYTGTKAVGYRLFDVVSIDPSVLDLPDEAISTWRESGGQSFHTEQELTELAEQNAIPLTPRLGSFPAHEIPTGLQEMQEFLTKHLPTTRVALDDGGTGRPEGIVLRTLDRTAIAKARFEDYTRTFKRAARR from the coding sequence GTGATCAACCTTCGCGTCCTCAATCTGACGTCGCTCAACTCGGCGACCAAGTACCCCTCCATCTCCACGTACCACGAGATCGACCGGGGGATCCTGCTGGACCCGACGGTGCTGTTCGACGGCGAGGTCGTGCTGACGGAGAAGGTCGACGGCACCAACGCGCGCATCGTCGTCTTCCCGAACGGCGACTACGTCATCGGCAGCCGCAAGGAGCTCCTCTACGCTCGCGGCGACCTCATCGCGAACCCGGCACTCGGCATCGTGGACGCGCTGCGGGACCTGGCCGACCACATCACCGCGCCCGAGGCGGGTATCCGCGTGTACTTCCTGGAGGTATACGGGAGCGATGTCACCAAGGCGAGCGGCGAGTACACCGGCACCAAGGCCGTCGGCTACCGCCTCTTCGACGTCGTCAGCATCGACCCGAGCGTCCTGGACCTCCCGGACGAGGCGATCTCCACGTGGCGCGAGAGCGGCGGCCAGTCGTTCCACACCGAGCAGGAGCTCACCGAGCTCGCCGAGCAGAACGCGATACCCCTGACCCCGCGCCTGGGGAGCTTCCCGGCGCACGAGATCCCCACGGGCCTGCAGGAGATGCAGGAGTTCCTGACGAAGCACCTGCCCACCACCCGTGTCGCGCTCGACGACGGCGGCACCGGCCGCCCGGAGGGCATCGTGCTGCGCACGCTGGACCGTACGGCGATCGCCAAGGCGCGGTTCGAGGACTACACGCGCACCTTCAAGCGGGCGGCCCGGCGCTGA
- a CDS encoding toxin glutamine deamidase domain-containing protein — translation MRRAKYATASSAAAKKYRQALDEGDVDYGGPAWRAQQRAQEAADHARAAAEAGDHDGAERAALDAKNAMNHAAQLSQRHTQSAKAKAAAARRTNKQVDKALDEANPKYQAHVWEYSHNCSHVAQAYELRRRGLDVEAGPDSTKGRNVGELGEAWGGHFTHCDTTSDTGRSQIERAFGEPGSRGMVAVWWKNGGGHAFTVENVDGKVRFVDGQPNPPVTDASEYFARANSSAYMRLDDKPTPSKKTLEPFIAA, via the coding sequence ATGCGCCGGGCCAAGTACGCGACGGCCTCCTCCGCGGCCGCCAAGAAGTACCGGCAGGCCCTGGATGAGGGTGATGTCGACTACGGCGGTCCCGCGTGGCGGGCACAGCAGCGCGCGCAGGAAGCCGCCGATCATGCCCGTGCCGCCGCGGAGGCCGGGGACCACGACGGTGCGGAGCGCGCGGCCCTCGATGCCAAGAACGCCATGAACCACGCCGCCCAGCTGTCCCAGCGGCACACCCAGAGCGCGAAAGCGAAGGCCGCGGCGGCCCGGCGTACGAACAAGCAGGTCGACAAGGCCCTCGACGAGGCGAACCCCAAGTACCAGGCGCACGTGTGGGAGTACTCGCACAACTGCAGCCACGTGGCGCAGGCCTATGAGCTTCGCCGGCGCGGTCTGGACGTCGAGGCCGGCCCGGATTCCACCAAGGGCAGGAATGTGGGCGAGCTCGGGGAAGCGTGGGGTGGGCACTTCACCCACTGCGACACCACCTCGGACACCGGCCGCTCCCAGATAGAGCGCGCCTTCGGCGAGCCCGGTTCGCGCGGCATGGTCGCGGTGTGGTGGAAGAACGGCGGTGGCCACGCCTTCACCGTCGAGAACGTCGACGGGAAGGTCCGCTTCGTCGACGGTCAGCCCAACCCGCCGGTCACCGATGCCTCGGAGTACTTCGCCCGAGCCAACTCCAGCGCCTACATGCGGCTCGACGACAAGCCCACCCCGTCCAAGAAGACCCTCGAGCCGTTCATCGCGGCATGA
- a CDS encoding DUF6409 family protein yields MTAVSAPKSLPVGTVVQVRISTGLRTRTGKAVILDESVGGGQGQYGVWFYPAGDAKAGYEGTVCLAFGKEIVRVHGSIEDMSERTLRHLDRGLRHFGPSHPVRMQASALRLRKRAARLASR; encoded by the coding sequence ATGACTGCCGTCTCCGCCCCGAAGTCCCTACCGGTCGGCACCGTCGTTCAGGTGCGCATCTCCACAGGGCTGCGCACCCGGACGGGCAAGGCAGTCATCCTCGACGAGTCGGTCGGTGGCGGCCAGGGCCAGTACGGCGTGTGGTTCTACCCGGCCGGTGACGCGAAGGCCGGGTACGAAGGGACCGTCTGCCTGGCCTTCGGCAAGGAGATCGTCCGCGTCCACGGATCCATCGAGGACATGTCCGAACGCACACTGCGCCACCTCGACCGCGGGCTTCGCCACTTCGGCCCCAGCCACCCGGTCCGCATGCAGGCCAGTGCTCTGCGCCTGCGCAAGCGGGCGGCCCGACTCGCCAGCCGCTGA
- a CDS encoding terpene synthase family protein: MAVELVEIPDFELPFRSSKHPEADRANEEASVWAVDKGLVDAAGFDDFAGIGFGHLTARVLPAAAYENVLLLSQWMAWSFVLDDQHDHLIRTDKIQPWQPFRAIVGAYTTGASALARECEGNVLARGFLELAERITHRLPRPVALRWKQHVGEMMASLDQEAANRTSPRPPRVTDYILTRRHSSQLPAMMDMSEAALGVEVPAAVYASPVFQELMWSTIDVISWTNDVFSLPKEAACGDNNNIVALIAARDGLRFDEAVRTTQARVARRVQDFLDAEGHLPAALDTLDIHDPEEREASRRCAAHYRDWMIGTDQWQRHDCTRYRDQRWADGLEALYTRHDMFTGQGER, encoded by the coding sequence ATGGCGGTCGAACTCGTTGAGATTCCGGACTTCGAACTGCCATTCCGGTCGTCTAAGCATCCGGAAGCGGACCGTGCCAACGAGGAAGCCTCCGTATGGGCAGTCGACAAGGGGCTGGTGGACGCGGCGGGCTTTGACGACTTCGCAGGGATCGGGTTCGGGCACCTGACGGCCCGGGTGTTGCCCGCAGCTGCGTATGAGAACGTACTGCTGCTGTCACAGTGGATGGCCTGGTCGTTCGTCCTTGATGACCAGCACGACCACCTGATCCGCACCGACAAGATCCAACCTTGGCAGCCTTTCCGAGCAATAGTGGGTGCCTACACAACCGGCGCATCCGCGCTGGCTCGGGAGTGCGAGGGGAACGTTCTCGCACGTGGGTTTTTGGAGTTGGCCGAGCGCATTACCCATCGCTTGCCTCGCCCGGTTGCGCTGCGCTGGAAGCAGCATGTAGGGGAGATGATGGCGTCCTTGGACCAGGAGGCCGCCAACCGAACTTCGCCTCGCCCGCCGAGGGTCACCGATTACATCCTGACCCGTCGGCACAGTTCCCAGTTGCCGGCGATGATGGATATGTCAGAGGCCGCGCTCGGTGTTGAGGTGCCCGCGGCCGTCTACGCCAGTCCGGTATTCCAGGAGTTGATGTGGAGCACGATCGACGTCATCTCATGGACCAACGATGTGTTCTCCCTACCCAAGGAGGCGGCCTGTGGCGACAACAACAACATCGTCGCACTGATCGCCGCACGCGACGGGCTCAGATTCGATGAGGCTGTGCGCACAACCCAGGCGCGGGTGGCCCGTCGTGTGCAGGACTTCCTCGACGCCGAGGGCCACCTGCCTGCCGCGCTGGACACCCTTGACATCCATGATCCTGAGGAACGCGAGGCATCGAGGCGCTGTGCGGCGCACTACCGCGACTGGATGATCGGCACGGACCAGTGGCAGCGACATGACTGCACCCGCTACCGGGACCAGCGATGGGCTGATGGTCTGGAAGCTCTCTACACCCGGCACGACATGTTCACCGGGCAGGGCGAGCGGTGA
- a CDS encoding LPD29 domain-containing protein yields MTALITPAPDGHLSIPERAARYKLELKEGRGWDEWQAMDDVAMPDGALSGAGSELAASVFLVASEGIAFVDDGVLTITGERISFRLTPDPEWQRLTPAHPLAPRYSVEATQAGRGSWTTQGLGKTTATADEVRELAEVCLRGRGDAAVHPSGVIIVDGGAVNLALRLTPIAEPSFRQERWTSRDVAKYLRKHLRRAFPGQKISVRCGRGTVADNLSIKWTGGPTVEQVAAICEPWQGADFDVENHRMIEREPVLFATEEGDLVEIRPLTDLFTYTRSRSEAVTEQAKCLVARETERAWDAVHFAPRAFTFQGRTFWGDNALEQLNQVMDALEAGAISVA; encoded by the coding sequence GTGACTGCCCTCATCACCCCCGCGCCCGACGGCCACCTCTCCATCCCCGAGCGGGCCGCGCGCTACAAGCTGGAGCTCAAGGAGGGCCGCGGGTGGGACGAGTGGCAGGCCATGGACGACGTCGCCATGCCCGACGGCGCCCTGTCCGGGGCGGGCTCCGAACTGGCCGCCTCCGTCTTCCTGGTGGCCAGCGAGGGCATCGCCTTCGTCGACGACGGGGTCCTGACCATCACCGGCGAGCGCATCAGCTTCCGCCTCACGCCCGACCCTGAGTGGCAGCGCCTCACGCCCGCGCACCCGCTCGCCCCCCGCTACAGCGTCGAGGCGACCCAGGCGGGCCGCGGCAGCTGGACGACCCAGGGCCTCGGCAAGACGACGGCCACCGCGGACGAGGTTCGCGAACTGGCCGAGGTCTGCCTGCGAGGCCGCGGAGACGCGGCCGTGCACCCCAGCGGCGTCATCATCGTGGACGGCGGCGCGGTGAACCTGGCCCTGCGCCTGACCCCGATCGCCGAGCCGTCGTTCCGGCAGGAGCGTTGGACCTCGCGCGACGTGGCCAAGTACCTGCGCAAGCATCTGCGTCGGGCCTTCCCCGGGCAGAAGATCTCGGTGCGCTGCGGCCGCGGCACGGTCGCCGACAACCTGAGCATCAAGTGGACCGGCGGCCCCACCGTCGAGCAGGTCGCGGCCATCTGTGAGCCCTGGCAGGGCGCGGACTTCGATGTCGAGAACCACCGGATGATCGAGCGCGAGCCGGTGCTGTTCGCCACCGAGGAGGGCGACCTCGTCGAGATCCGCCCGCTGACCGATCTGTTCACCTACACCCGGTCCCGCTCCGAGGCGGTCACCGAGCAGGCGAAGTGCCTCGTCGCGCGCGAGACCGAACGCGCCTGGGACGCGGTGCACTTCGCCCCGCGCGCCTTCACCTTCCAGGGCCGGACGTTCTGGGGCGACAACGCCCTGGAGCAGCTGAACCAGGTCATGGACGCGCTCGAGGCCGGCGCCATCAGCGTGGCGTGA
- a CDS encoding DUF262 domain-containing protein, whose protein sequence is MSRQTSQPLRHVSLRTSDRSPREIASTFRKSLGLDLDPSYQRGHVWTQDDRVELIRSWLTGTPTGVVIFNDRSTPEWKEATGYDPTAIGEAMYACIDGKQRVTTAYLWYDGELAVPASWFPAEDVIVTEDTADGPYVRHPGLSRSRQLKFSNQAHLSIAMAKVATLADEAEIYLRVNGAGAPQSEADMANAANAARVASPSTP, encoded by the coding sequence GTGAGTCGCCAGACCAGCCAGCCGCTGCGCCATGTCAGCCTGCGCACGTCGGACCGTTCGCCGCGTGAGATCGCCTCCACCTTCCGCAAGTCGCTCGGGCTCGATCTCGACCCGAGCTACCAGCGCGGACACGTATGGACGCAGGACGACCGTGTCGAGCTCATCCGGTCGTGGCTGACCGGTACGCCCACCGGCGTCGTCATCTTCAACGACCGGTCCACTCCGGAATGGAAGGAGGCCACCGGCTACGACCCGACCGCGATCGGCGAGGCCATGTACGCGTGCATCGACGGCAAGCAGCGCGTCACCACCGCCTACCTCTGGTACGACGGCGAACTCGCCGTCCCCGCGAGCTGGTTCCCCGCCGAGGACGTGATCGTCACCGAGGACACCGCTGACGGCCCCTACGTCCGCCACCCGGGCCTTTCCAGGTCGAGGCAGCTGAAGTTCTCCAACCAGGCGCATCTGTCCATCGCGATGGCCAAGGTCGCGACGCTCGCCGACGAGGCGGAGATCTACCTCCGGGTCAACGGCGCGGGCGCCCCGCAGTCCGAGGCCGACATGGCCAACGCGGCCAACGCCGCCCGCGTCGCGTCCCCCAGCACGCCGTGA
- a CDS encoding DUF6248 family natural product biosynthesis protein, producing MNAPRRAQRRLTAEEHDVVRDVQTLNLHRMLHLGLVDPVPNPSPMSEDEGAWVRAHVWPGFLRLIDDGYAWGYWRWSMCERGTCRNCLARRCDLCVHRQKGHPDACDNQDAVHSHRGRMVATLILRPGGETCAWTCRCSCPKDSAPHPAPPRAPAPDRNQRPALPRQRDAAPAPDGQDTLPGL from the coding sequence GTGAACGCCCCGAGGCGAGCCCAGCGCCGGCTCACCGCCGAGGAGCACGACGTCGTGCGGGATGTCCAGACCCTGAACCTGCACCGCATGCTCCACCTCGGCCTCGTTGACCCGGTGCCCAATCCGTCGCCGATGAGCGAGGACGAGGGCGCGTGGGTCCGCGCTCACGTCTGGCCCGGGTTCCTGCGCCTGATCGACGACGGCTACGCGTGGGGGTATTGGCGGTGGTCGATGTGTGAGCGCGGCACCTGCCGGAACTGCCTCGCCCGCCGGTGCGACCTGTGCGTGCACCGGCAGAAGGGCCACCCCGACGCCTGCGACAACCAGGACGCCGTACACAGCCACCGGGGCCGGATGGTGGCCACCTTGATCCTGCGGCCGGGCGGCGAGACGTGCGCCTGGACGTGCCGGTGCTCCTGTCCCAAGGACAGCGCCCCGCACCCGGCGCCGCCCCGGGCGCCGGCCCCCGACCGGAACCAGCGGCCGGCCCTCCCCCGCCAGCGCGATGCCGCCCCCGCCCCTGACGGCCAAGACACCCTGCCCGGCCTGTAG
- a CDS encoding IS5 family transposase — protein sequence MTCTYTEQPAVRERHYPSDTTDAEWAVLEPLLPPAACTRPTGGRPEKHPRRNVVDAIRYVNDNGVKWRSVPIDFGIPWRTVFGFFQRWRASGDLARIHAELHEQVRVHDGLNPRTVAVILDSQSVKGAETVGNDSRGWDGGKKINGRKRHITVDMRGMPLAVMVTEASPHDSIPARDLLFRLCLTHPELAVAWADSAYGGTLIDWAHNVLGLTLKTVPRRKDQDGFAVLAKRWRVERAISWIMRARRNVRDYERLISHSEAHLTWTFVTLMVRRLTQPPRPPRSSPHPVESAKKAGKPAQIRLRPLHPRAIRLAPTTLV from the coding sequence ATGACCTGCACATACACCGAGCAACCGGCCGTCCGCGAGCGGCACTACCCCAGCGACACCACCGACGCCGAATGGGCCGTCCTCGAGCCCTTACTGCCGCCGGCGGCATGCACCCGGCCCACAGGGGGCCGTCCCGAAAAGCACCCGCGCCGCAATGTCGTCGACGCCATCCGCTACGTCAACGACAACGGCGTGAAGTGGAGAAGCGTGCCTATCGACTTCGGCATCCCCTGGCGGACCGTTTTCGGATTCTTTCAGCGATGGAGAGCCAGCGGGGATCTGGCCCGCATTCACGCCGAGCTACATGAGCAGGTCCGCGTCCATGACGGCCTCAACCCGCGCACGGTCGCGGTGATCCTGGACTCGCAGTCCGTCAAGGGCGCCGAAACGGTGGGGAACGACAGTCGCGGCTGGGACGGCGGAAAGAAGATCAACGGCCGGAAGCGCCACATCACGGTAGATATGCGCGGTATGCCCCTGGCCGTCATGGTCACCGAAGCCTCTCCTCACGACAGCATCCCGGCCCGTGACCTGCTCTTCCGTCTCTGTCTCACCCATCCCGAACTGGCCGTCGCCTGGGCCGACTCCGCCTACGGAGGAACCCTCATCGACTGGGCCCACAACGTCCTCGGCCTGACCCTCAAAACGGTGCCCCGCCGCAAGGACCAGGACGGCTTCGCCGTCCTGGCGAAGAGATGGCGAGTCGAGCGGGCCATCTCGTGGATCATGAGAGCGCGCAGAAACGTCCGGGACTACGAAAGGCTCATCTCCCACAGCGAAGCTCACCTCACCTGGACTTTCGTCACCTTGATGGTCCGCCGCCTCACCCAGCCTCCCCGCCCACCGCGTTCCAGCCCGCATCCCGTCGAGTCGGCCAAAAAGGCTGGCAAGCCCGCGCAGATCCGGCTGCGGCCGCTGCATCCGAGGGCCATCCGTCTCGCCCCCACCACCCTGGTCTGA
- a CDS encoding cytochrome P450: MATEARPIPSSPPQAPGGLPGLGHVLRLGLGPMEFLESLRDCGPVVRVRVGTWPMYVLTDSDLVHRLLVEDARHFGRGRVFQRLRPLFGDGLVISDGAFHRKQRRLVQPAFHQARIARYAQAMRERAQTMAASWQEGETVWVDREMRQHALSVVADTLFSSTLAEHAVAEVHRSLPTILEGMFVRAIAPNWLDKVPYSVNRRFDQAAARLRSVIDEVIAAYGNERTVREDLVSALLTSKLPDTGEVMSPEQVRDEAIAVMFAGTETTATTMAWAFHEISRHPEAEARLSAEADQEILDPASMPYTRAVIEEALRLHSPLLFTRRALADVHLGQHFIPSGAEVAYSPYALHRDPTLFPDPTAFRPERWLRSRSGLPSSRGFIPFSVGPHKCIGDTFAMTEAVITLATVSRRWQLVPVPGHTVRQRPAGMPQPNALPMTPIARHNSPRAEAAPPSAPGAPSPL, from the coding sequence ATGGCAACCGAGGCACGCCCCATCCCCAGCTCCCCGCCACAGGCACCGGGTGGCCTTCCTGGCCTGGGGCATGTGCTCCGCCTGGGACTTGGACCGATGGAATTCCTCGAATCGCTGCGTGACTGCGGCCCTGTCGTACGTGTGCGGGTTGGCACCTGGCCGATGTACGTACTGACGGACTCCGATCTCGTCCACCGCCTGCTGGTCGAAGACGCACGCCACTTCGGGCGCGGCCGCGTCTTCCAGCGTCTTCGACCGCTTTTCGGTGACGGGCTGGTGATCAGTGACGGCGCATTCCACCGCAAGCAACGCCGGCTGGTACAGCCTGCCTTCCACCAGGCCCGCATCGCCCGCTACGCCCAGGCCATGCGCGAGCGAGCACAGACCATGGCCGCCTCATGGCAGGAGGGCGAGACCGTCTGGGTGGACCGGGAAATGCGGCAGCACGCCTTGTCGGTGGTAGCGGACACGCTGTTCTCCAGCACGCTGGCCGAGCATGCCGTCGCCGAGGTGCACCGTTCACTGCCCACCATCCTCGAGGGCATGTTCGTGCGGGCCATCGCACCGAACTGGCTGGACAAGGTGCCGTATTCGGTCAACCGGCGGTTCGACCAGGCGGCTGCTCGACTGCGCAGTGTCATCGACGAGGTCATCGCCGCTTACGGCAACGAGCGGACAGTCCGCGAGGATCTCGTGTCCGCCCTGCTGACCAGCAAGCTTCCTGACACTGGTGAGGTGATGAGCCCGGAACAAGTGCGTGATGAGGCCATCGCGGTCATGTTCGCCGGAACCGAAACCACCGCCACCACCATGGCCTGGGCCTTCCATGAGATCAGCCGTCACCCAGAGGCTGAAGCAAGGCTGTCCGCGGAGGCTGACCAGGAGATTCTCGACCCTGCTTCCATGCCCTACACCCGGGCGGTGATCGAAGAAGCGCTGCGTCTGCACTCGCCGTTGCTGTTCACACGCCGGGCTCTGGCAGATGTGCACCTCGGCCAGCACTTCATCCCCTCGGGCGCCGAAGTCGCCTACAGCCCCTATGCCTTGCATCGGGACCCCACCCTGTTCCCTGATCCGACAGCGTTCCGCCCCGAGCGCTGGCTCAGGTCGCGCAGCGGCCTGCCGAGCAGTCGAGGCTTCATCCCGTTCAGCGTGGGGCCCCACAAGTGCATCGGGGACACCTTCGCCATGACCGAAGCCGTCATCACGCTGGCGACCGTCAGCCGCAGATGGCAGCTCGTCCCCGTACCCGGTCACACCGTGCGCCAACGCCCTGCGGGCATGCCCCAGCCCAACGCGCTCCCCATGACCCCCATCGCCCGCCACAACTCGCCAAGGGCAGAGGCAGCCCCGCCATCAGCACCAGGGGCTCCCTCCCCGCTCTGA
- a CDS encoding DUF6192 family protein gives MALGEDDELGVEGFLRLFAEAIGLSFHTVRTYRWVAARWPKEQRQDGVSFEVHRILASTPDAYEVIQHPPLDERTGESRWSGDAAKRVAGWPTATPVTVAEKVEAIRDLAQDEQVAALVACDLLHRPEVAFRAMRDRQARELVNQAQFDQAESVDEGDGDDWWDEPDAGVEEDGVVDPVAIVRGFHRAMEFTDLIGVCQGFVAGASRLVPKLRGREFSETQYSLVTRHLEKIRATADWIETAVSTGKVDLDEALADLLRGQ, from the coding sequence ATGGCGCTCGGAGAAGACGACGAGCTCGGGGTCGAGGGCTTCTTACGGCTGTTCGCCGAGGCGATAGGCCTCTCCTTCCATACGGTGCGGACGTATCGGTGGGTGGCCGCGCGGTGGCCGAAGGAACAGCGCCAGGACGGCGTCTCCTTCGAAGTGCACCGGATTCTGGCGTCGACGCCGGACGCGTACGAGGTGATCCAGCATCCGCCGCTGGACGAGCGGACCGGGGAGTCCAGGTGGAGTGGGGACGCGGCGAAGCGGGTGGCGGGCTGGCCGACCGCGACGCCGGTGACGGTGGCGGAGAAGGTCGAGGCGATTAGGGACCTCGCGCAGGACGAGCAGGTGGCGGCCTTGGTGGCGTGTGATCTGCTGCACCGGCCGGAGGTCGCTTTCCGGGCGATGCGGGACCGGCAGGCCCGTGAGCTCGTTAATCAGGCGCAGTTCGACCAGGCCGAATCCGTGGACGAAGGTGATGGGGATGACTGGTGGGACGAGCCCGATGCCGGGGTGGAGGAGGACGGTGTCGTTGATCCCGTCGCGATCGTGCGGGGATTTCATCGGGCGATGGAGTTCACCGACCTGATCGGGGTCTGCCAGGGCTTCGTGGCCGGGGCGAGCCGGCTGGTGCCGAAGCTGCGCGGCCGGGAGTTCTCCGAGACGCAGTACTCCCTGGTGACAAGGCATTTGGAGAAGATCAGGGCGACGGCGGACTGGATCGAGACCGCAGTCTCCACGGGCAAGGTGGACCTGGATGAGGCGCTGGCCGACCTGTTGCGGGGCCAGTAG